In a genomic window of Chrysemys picta bellii isolate R12L10 chromosome 1, ASM1138683v2, whole genome shotgun sequence:
- the LOC135982653 gene encoding uncharacterized protein LOC135982653, translating to MSGREAKRQRDRESAVPRAAGKALTSLAGRPPVRVSPGALRVPGRIELAEAETPFLQSDVRASLERHVQVKRLQHALGLPCTLQSTLKIFMPPAPKPTARRPSGAGSAVTIPQALPFLSVGSRMELERHLQRMVHLKRWGMPRRIQESLRLLLPATSPHPRLGPRPSERWAPKGPGPVTRAAQTPGLRARALARASQGPARASESTPGSRCCRDTRELQGHIARKGMEIRLGALPAVLRSSQKMAALGCRDLLLPKVIPPGHKAPLARHRLCPLLSCKAGSVELDVRHKHIQYFRALPTLYAESLAKMEPGPPVPHAPLLPHGTAIEFCPLETPFVAPEGRELLERHVLRKRLQHEWGLPGLVRRSLRCFMPPPPTRPRPKGRVRLAAMELRVSSGAPPIPLATKRDLEAHIWRRVAERRWGLPRRVRESLRGFMPPTTAAPGTHPDTRGRRASRPLRGLSARRAPRESPSRGAPVGPAAVTVSLAGPLGTAWSQQLSRDTCHQLLERHVTRKNIEIRLGLIPRRAQHSQEAARQAGKLPLPRLIRPDQRSLEQRPRELFFLEQATSDHLELNLLHKHLSFRWGLPTLYRQSLAKLFHAGPSSAPLPSSSRAAGTEFTAQQLPFLPPGAREELELHVRTKRLQHEWGLPLIVQKSMRGLMAAPPRPGQPKAPPPADGDVAITQAELSFLSEGSRRELELSLRKRLMQRRWGLPRRIQESVRLLRPTSKHAELEPHGPAEKDTEGPFLLPWHKSTVHLERGVGKARRVVAAPRPRLSLGRDAQERLQLHMAKKCVETRLGAIPAAVRRSWQRLHLVSRLPLPKLIPAGDRAPKARNPLLPFVHPEDVCHLELNVQHKHITALWGLGTLYTQSLSRMVPRAPRAPVPPREAEVEFRAQEALFLGPEAREVLELHVRKKRLQHEWGFPALIQRSLRAFMPEPPLPGPTAARQRAELHILVLGQQPSLMDGDTRDRLERHLRKMTLQRRWGLPRRIQESLRLFSAFAPPAGAQLPGAGGERGIGQSRLRPSQSDVHTGSRLAGDSRIHGLAAERRDELQRHLARKCLEIRLGVRPALVEKSQRVATEGERIPLPKLICAGQKPPKVRAGSLPCLPPTAVDILDMNVRHKQLAHLWALPTLQAASLRRMMPKAPAVPLGSAAGRAWMEKGLAGRVGAEEPESNGYEEPVPLTGAGTVELLVPHPGPPLVTAKARDRLESHMLRKKLQREWGLPRVVQRSLGAFTPLPPGRGPPRWGQAPARESVATGSLHFLRTETRERLESHVRKLALERRWGLPKRILESLRMFLPPAPPGAEPRGQTQPLLHVCHTPRQGPTALSTGQSGELQPGPGEPLTHRSQHWHEMGVKEGKASCPEAVPQHVMGSSSRRSQETSQTSDGEGAPGSPHHFPEDKAELKSTLDFPGKKVLGISDRAQGFQRLAFRPAAHEPHPQQREQSSEESPGQWSTHDGEGAPWLVGTGRRSRSSSVETAVWSEKRISRELESSFRRMVRSRSRHGPGGKQPLSLEIVGHLEMDHCTCLHCPCSKLEGWDGARSLGTSSPVWQTQCIRVRGSATLLGDAADPNPLHAEPGWQGQGAPSVAKDEPPVSSPSSLEGSEFRASDWSAGESARAASRPAPEGPSLAREHLASPWAAAHWLDIHLAQKALGSFILPPCVIHSQAVYADMAAEQLRAAAQERRRKMNIRLQRRRSRKSQLGGPRQEALGERARPAGTGEPGFLTAGTNVRQTEALVLTEAPPRAEQPPRAPPGRGAKSSSVPCKGKGPTFRGIILGFLERVTSRASVGERGQVDRSVAAPRGAPPPPRKLNPSPKSVKLSPSLNRGNATEDTSGTVGASNLERRGHRAGVETELPQPGSRPGKSAGHVCWFHQRHAHAHLRQVHGRTPALHGENLCALRERMQVRRRKLSPSLNSAASEEESHLRALDES from the coding sequence ATGTCAGGGCGGGAGGCCAAACGGCAGCGAGACCGAGAGAGCGCGGTACCCAGGGCCGCAGGGAAAGCTCTGACGTCTCTGGCTGGGAGACCCCCGGTGCGGGTCAGTCCTGGAGCCCTGCGTGTGCCCGGAAGGATCGAATTGGCCGAAGCGGAGACCCCCTTCCTCCAGAGCGACGTCAGGGCGAGTCTCGAGCGGCACGTCCaggtgaagaggctgcagcacgccctggggctgccctgcaCCCTGCAGAGCACTTTGAAGATCTTCATGCCCCCAGCACCGAAACCCACCGCACGCAGACCCTCGGGGGCAGGCAGCGCGGTGACGAtaccacaggccctgcccttccTGAGCGTCGGTTCCAGGATGGAGCTGGAGCGGCATCTGCAAAGGATGGTGCATCTGAAGAGATGGGGGATGCCCAGAAGGATCCAGGAGTCCTTGAGGCTGCTGTTGCCAGCCACATCTCCACACCCCCGGCTCGGCCCCCGGCCATCCGAGAGATGGGCTCCAAAGGGGCCAGGCCCAGTGACGAGGGCAGCCCAGACGCCCGGCCTCAGAGCTAGAGCCTTAGCCCGGGCCTCCCAGGGCCCCGCCAGAGCGTCCGAATCCACGCCCGGCTCGCGCTGCTGCAGAGACacccgggagctgcagggacacattGCCAGGAAGGGCATGGAAATCAGACTGGGCGCACTGCCCGCCGTGCTGAGGAGCTCTCAGAAAATGGCTGCCCTGGGGTGCAGAGACCTGCTCCTGCCTAAAGTGATCCCCCCAGGCCACAAGGCCCCCCTGGCCCGTCACCGGCTCTGCCCTCTGCTCAGCTGCAAGGCGGGCAGCGTGGAGCTCGACGTGAGGCACAAACACATCCAGTACTTCAGGGCTCTCCCCACCCTGTACGCGGAGTCCCTGGCCAAGATGGAGCCCGGCCCGCCCGTGCCACacgcccccctgctgccccacggcACGGCCATCGAGTTCTGCCCCCTGGAGACTCCCTTCGTAGCCCCTGAGGGCCGGGAGCTGCTGGAGAGGCATGTCCTGAGGAAGCGGCTGCAGCACGAATGGGGCCTGCCGGGCCTGGTGCGGCGATCGCTGAGGTGTTTCATGCCACCCCCGCCCACACGCCCCAGGCCCAAGGGGAGAGTCCGGCTGGCAGCCATGGAGCTCCGTGTCAGCAGCGGggcccctcccatccctctgGCCACCAAGAGGGATCTGGAAGCCCACATCTGGCGGAGGGTGGCTGAGAGGAGGTGGGGGCTCCCCAGGAGGGTGCGGGAGTCCCTGCGGGGCTTCATGCCCCCCACGACCGCAGCTCCGGGGACACATCCAGACACGCGAGGCAGAAGGGCCAGCCGACCTCTCAGGGGGCTGTCAGCGAGAAGGGCTCCAAGGGAATCACCCTCCAGGGGGGCACCCGTGGGCCCCGCAGCGGTGACTGTCTCCTTAGCCGGGCCCCTGGGAACCGCGTGGAGCCAGCAGCTCAGCCGGGACACATGCCACCAGCTGCTGGAGAGACATGTGACCAGGAAAAACATAGAGATCCGCCTGGGCCTGATCCCCCGGAGGGCCCAACACTCGCAGGAAGCCGCCCGCCAGGCGGGAAAGCTCCCCTTGCCCCGGCTGATTCGGCCGGACCAGAGATCCCTGGAGCAGCGGCCCCGGGAGCTGTTCTTCCTGGAGCAGGCAACGTCGGATCACCTGGAGCTCAACCTTCTCCACAAGCACCTGAGCTTCAGGTGGGGGCTGCCCACGCTCTACCGACAGTCCCTGGCCAAGCTGTTCCACGCAGGCCCCTCGTCCGCCCCGCTGCCCTCCAGCTCCCGTGCAGCTGGGACTGAGTTCACGGCGCAGCAGCTGCCCTTCCTCCCACCGGGAGCccgggaggagctggagctgcacgTCAGGACGAAGAGGCTGCAGCACGAGTGGGGGCTGCCTCTCATCGTCCAGAAATCCATGCGGGGCCTGATGgcggctcccccccgccccggccagcccaaggcccctccgCCGGCTGACGGGGACGTGGCCATTACCCAGGCCGAGCTGTCCTTCCTCAGCGAGGGCAGCAGACGAGAGCTGGAGCTCAGCCTCCGCAAGAGACTCATGCAGCggcgctgggggctgcccaggaggATCCAGGAGTCGGTGCGGCTGCTCCGACCTACCTCAAAGCACGCGGAGCTTGAGCCCCACGGCCCCGCGGAAAAGGATACAGAGGGGCCTTTCCTCTTGCCCTGGCACAAGAGCACCGTGCACCTGGAGCGGGGCGTGGGGAAAGCCAGGAGAGTGGTCGCTGCTCCCCGCCCGCGGCTCAGCCTGGGACGTGATGCTCAGGAGCGGCTGCAGCTCCACATGGCAAAGAAATGTGTGGAGACCCGGCTGGGGGCCATCCCCGCTGCAGTGAGACGCTCCTGGCAAAGGCTGCATCTCGTGTCCCGGCTGCCCCTCCCCAAGCTGAtccctgctggggacagggccccgAAAGCCAGGAACCCCCTGCTTCCCTTCGTGCACCCGGAGGACGTCTGCCACCTAGAgctgaatgtgcagcacaaacatatcacggccctgtggggcctgggcacTCTCTACACCCAGTCCCTCAGCAGGATGGTTCCCAGGGCGCCCCGTGCGCCGGTTCCACCCCGTGAGGCTGAAGTCGAGTTCCGGGCGCAGGAGGCTCTGTTCCTGGGCCCGGAGGCCAGAGAGGTCCTGGAGCTGCACGTCAGGAAGAAGAGGCTGCAGCACGAATGGGGCTTCCCCGCACTCATCCAACGGTCGCTCAGAGCCTTTATGCCGGAGCCCCCACTGCCGGGGCCGACCGCAGCCCGCCAGCGCGCCGAGCTGCACATCCTCGTCCTGGGGCAGCAGCCTTCGCTCATGGACGGGGACACCAGAGACCGCCTGGAGCGCCACCTCCGGAAGATGACGCTGCAGCGGAGGTGGGGGCTTCCCCGGAGGATCCAGGAGTCCTTGCGGCTGTTTTCTGCTTTTGCCCCGCCGGCTGGCGCGCAGCTTCCTGGGGCCGGTGGGGAACGGGGCATCGGGCAGAGCCGGCTCAGGCCCAGCCAGTCAGACGTCCACACAGGGAGCCGCTTGGCAGGAGACAGCAGAATCCATGGCCTTGCTGCTGAGCGGAGGGACGAGCTCCAGCGGCACCTCGCAAGGAAGTGCCTAGAGATCAGGCTGGGGGTGAGGCCGGCCCTGGTGGAGAAATCCCAGAGAGTGGCCACGGAGGGGGAGAGGATACCCCTCCCCAAGCTGATCTGCGCAGGCCAGAAGCCCCccaaggtcagggccggctccctgccctgcctgccgccCACGGCAGTGGATATTCTGGACATGAATGTGAGACACAAGCAGCTGGCGCATCTCTGGGCGCTGCCTACGCTGCAGGCGGCGTCTCTGCGGAGAATGATGCCGAAGGCTCCGGCTGTGCCGCTGGGGAGCGCAGCGGGGAGGGCCTGgatggagaagggcctggctggaCGCGTGGGGGCCGAGGAGCCGGAGAGTAACGGCTACGAGGAGCCGGTTCCCCTGACAGGAGCCGGCACAGTCGAGCTGCTGGTGCCACACCCGGGGCCGCCTCTGGTCACAGCCAAGGCCAGGGACCGTCTGGAGAGCCACATGCTGAGGAAGAAGCTCCAGCGCGAGTGGGGCTTACCGCGCGTGGTGCAGAGATCACTGGGCGCGTTCACACCCCTGCCACCTGGGAGGGGGCCCCCGAGGTGGGGCCAGGCCCCAGCCAGAGAGAGCGTCGCCACGGGCAGCCTGCACTTCCTGCGCACGGAAACCAGGGAGCGCCTGGAGTCGCACGTGAGGAAACTGGCCCTGGAGCGGAGATGGGGCCTGCCCAAGAGGATCCTGGAGTCCTTACGGATGTTCCTGCCACCTGCCccaccaggagcagagcccagaggccaaacccagcccctgctccatgtCTGCCATACACCCCGCCAAGGTCCTACAGCCCTCTCCACGGGGCAAtcgggagagctccagccaggccccggggagcccctcacccACCGGTCCCAGCACTGGCATGAAATGGGGGTAAAGGAGGGTAAAGCCAGCTGCCCCGAGGCAGTGCCCCAACATGtcatggggagcagcagcaggagaagccAGGAGACCTCCCAGACGAGTGATGGGGAAGGGGCCCCTGGCTCCCCACACCACTTCCCAGAGGACAAGGCAGAGCTGAAATCCACCCTGGACTTTCCCGGGAAGAAGGTGCTGGGAATTTCCGACCGGGCCCAGGGGTTCCAGAGACTGGCCTTTCGCCCGGCAGCCCACGAGCCTCACCCacagcagagagagcagagctctgAGGAAAGTCCCGGGCAGTGGAGCACCCACGATGGTGAAGGAGCTCCATGGCTGGTGGGGACCGGCAGGCGCTCCCGGAGCTCGTCTGTGGAGACAGCCGTTTGGAGTGAGAAGAGGATCTCACGGGAGCTGGAATCCAGCTTCAGGAGAATGGTCCGGAGCCGCAGCCGCCATGGCCCAGGGGGGAAGCAGCCTCTGTCTCTGGAAATCGTGGGCCACCTGGAAATGGACCATTGCACATGCTTGCACTGCCCGTGCAGCAAGCTAGAGGGGTGGGACGGCGCCCGCTCTCTGGGAACCAGCTCTCCGGTGTGGCAGACACAGTGTATCCGTGTAAGGGGGTCAGCAACTCTCCTAGGAGACGCGGCAGATCCAAACCCTCTGCATGCTGAGCCtggatggcaggggcagggcgctCCCAGCGTGGCCAAAGATGAACCACCTGTCTCCTCTCCGTCGTCTCTGGAGGGCAGCGAGTTCAGGGCCTCCGACTGGTCTGCTGGAGAAAGCGCTCGCGCAGCCTCTCGCCCAGCGCCCGAGGGGCCCTCGCTGGCACGGGAGCATCTTGCTTCTCCGTGGGCCGCGGCACACTGGCTGGACATCCACCTGGCGCAGAAGGCCCTGGGCTCCTTCATCCTGCCGCCCTGCGTCATACACTCCCAGGCCGTCTATGCCGACATGGCAGCTGAGCAGCTGAGAGCCGCTGCCCAGGAACGCCGGCGGAAAATGAACATCCGGCTGCAGCGCAGGAGGAGCCGGAAAAGCCAGCTGGGAGGGCCCCGTCAGGAAGCCCTGGGAGAAAGAGCCCGCCCCGCGGGCACAGGAGAGCCGGGATTCCTGACAGCTGGAACAAATGTGAGGCAGACAGAGGCCCTGGTGCTGACTGAggcaccgcccagggctgaacaGCCACCCCGTGCTCCTCCAGGGAGAGGGGCCAAGTCATCGTCCGTCCCCTGCAAGGGGAAGGGCCCCACCTTCAGGGGAATCATACTGGGCTTCCTTGAACGTGTCACTTCCAGGGCATCAGTGGGAGAGAGAGGACAGGTCGACAGGTCGGTGGCTGCACCGCGCGGCGCCCCGCCACCCCCTCGGAAACTCAACCCGTCCCCCAAGAGCGTGAAGCTGTCCCCGTCACTCAACAGAGGAAATGCCACCGAGGACACATCCGGGACAGTCGGAGCGTCTAACCTGGAGCGCCGTGGACACCGGGCCGGGGTGGAAACTGAGCTTCCGCAGCCAGGGTCACGTCCTGGCAAGAGCGCAGGCCACGTGTGCTGGTTCCATCAGCGTCATGCTCATGCCCACCTTCGCCAGGTACATGGCAGAACGCCAGCGCTGCACGGAGAGAACCTGTGTGCCCTGCGGGAGAGGATGCAGGTCCGGCGGAGGAAGCTGTCCCCGTCCCTCAACAGCGCCGCCTCCGAAGAGGAGAGCCACCTCCGGGCCTTGGACGAGAGTTAG
- the LOC135982673 gene encoding olfactory receptor 51E2-like isoform X1: protein MEVTYPSADGAPQPTTTTGACSVKLLTPSPGLGGCGRVRHLPPIVRLRNGPGNHPCAMSRYNHSNPSTFLLMGIPGLEATHFWIAFPFCAMYVVALLGNFTLLFGITTEPSLHLPMYYFLCMLAGIDLVLTTSTVPKILSIFWFHSHEIGLECCVVQMFFIHSFSAMESGVLLAMAFDRYVAICKPLRYTAILTNAKNVVLLDITPAYPTPASKLVSQISCQVGDRT from the exons ATGGAAGTCACTTACCCGAGTGCAGACGGGGCACCTCAACCCACCACCACAACAGGTGCCTGCTCTGTTAAACTTCTGACTCCTTCCCCCGGCCTTGGGGGCTGCGGGAGAGTCCGACACCTCCCACCTATCGTAAG GCTCCGAAATGGTCCTGGAAACCATCCGTGCGCCATGTCCCGCTACAATCactccaacccctccaccttcctcCTAATGGGCATTCCGGGGCTGGAGGCCACCCACTTCTGGATCGCCTTCCCGTTCTGTGCCATGTACGTTGTGGCCCTGCTGGGGAACTTCACCCTCCTCTTTGGGATCACGACGGAGCCGAGCCTGCACCTGCCCATGTACTacttcctctgcatgctggcaggcATCGACCTGGTGCTCACCACCTCCACCGTGCCCAAAAtcctgagcatcttctggttccaCTCCCATGAAATCGGCTTAGAGTGTTGCGTGGTCCAGATGTTCTTCATCCACAGCTTCTCTGCCATGGAGTCGGGGGTGCTGCTGGCCATGGCCTTCGACCGCTACGTCGCCATCTGCAAGCCATTGCGCTACACCGCCATCCTCACCAACGCCAAAAATGTGGTTTTGTTGGATATCACCCCAGCCTACCCCACCCCAGCTTCCAAGCTTGTATCACAAATAAGCTGCCAAGTTGGGGACAGAACCTAG
- the LOC135982673 gene encoding olfactory receptor 51E2-like isoform X3, translated as MSRYNHSNPSTFLLMGIPGLEATHFWIAFPFCAMYVVALLGNFTLLFGITTEPSLHLPMYYFLCMLAGIDLVLTTSTVPKILSIFWFHSHEIGLECCVVQMFFIHSFSAMESGVLLAMAFDRYVAICKPLRYTAILTNAKNVVLLDITPAYPTPASKLVSQISCQVGDRT; from the coding sequence ATGTCCCGCTACAATCactccaacccctccaccttcctcCTAATGGGCATTCCGGGGCTGGAGGCCACCCACTTCTGGATCGCCTTCCCGTTCTGTGCCATGTACGTTGTGGCCCTGCTGGGGAACTTCACCCTCCTCTTTGGGATCACGACGGAGCCGAGCCTGCACCTGCCCATGTACTacttcctctgcatgctggcaggcATCGACCTGGTGCTCACCACCTCCACCGTGCCCAAAAtcctgagcatcttctggttccaCTCCCATGAAATCGGCTTAGAGTGTTGCGTGGTCCAGATGTTCTTCATCCACAGCTTCTCTGCCATGGAGTCGGGGGTGCTGCTGGCCATGGCCTTCGACCGCTACGTCGCCATCTGCAAGCCATTGCGCTACACCGCCATCCTCACCAACGCCAAAAATGTGGTTTTGTTGGATATCACCCCAGCCTACCCCACCCCAGCTTCCAAGCTTGTATCACAAATAAGCTGCCAAGTTGGGGACAGAACCTAG
- the LOC135982673 gene encoding olfactory receptor 51E2-like isoform X2, with the protein MEIRRKRLRNGPGNHPCAMSRYNHSNPSTFLLMGIPGLEATHFWIAFPFCAMYVVALLGNFTLLFGITTEPSLHLPMYYFLCMLAGIDLVLTTSTVPKILSIFWFHSHEIGLECCVVQMFFIHSFSAMESGVLLAMAFDRYVAICKPLRYTAILTNAKNVVLLDITPAYPTPASKLVSQISCQVGDRT; encoded by the exons ATGGAGATTAGAAGGAAAAG GCTCCGAAATGGTCCTGGAAACCATCCGTGCGCCATGTCCCGCTACAATCactccaacccctccaccttcctcCTAATGGGCATTCCGGGGCTGGAGGCCACCCACTTCTGGATCGCCTTCCCGTTCTGTGCCATGTACGTTGTGGCCCTGCTGGGGAACTTCACCCTCCTCTTTGGGATCACGACGGAGCCGAGCCTGCACCTGCCCATGTACTacttcctctgcatgctggcaggcATCGACCTGGTGCTCACCACCTCCACCGTGCCCAAAAtcctgagcatcttctggttccaCTCCCATGAAATCGGCTTAGAGTGTTGCGTGGTCCAGATGTTCTTCATCCACAGCTTCTCTGCCATGGAGTCGGGGGTGCTGCTGGCCATGGCCTTCGACCGCTACGTCGCCATCTGCAAGCCATTGCGCTACACCGCCATCCTCACCAACGCCAAAAATGTGGTTTTGTTGGATATCACCCCAGCCTACCCCACCCCAGCTTCCAAGCTTGTATCACAAATAAGCTGCCAAGTTGGGGACAGAACCTAG